The window GAGCCACACATTGCTCTAAGGTTTCACCAACCTCTAAAAAGCCCGCAATCACGGTGTACATACCATTTCGGTGACGAGGGTGCTGTGCCAATAAAATCTGGCTACCTTTGCGTACAGCGACAATGATGCACGGGAAAATACGCGGATAGTGCAAAGTACGGCACTCTCCACACTGCATCGCCAGTTGATTGTTATTGAGGAAGTTACGACCGCCACATTGTGGGCAAAAACGTAGGCTCTGTGTCATGTGGCCATATTGAATCGCTTTGCTGATCAGTAAGAAAAGCGCTTCTGGAAAATGCAGGCAATCACGCAGAGAAACCAGTTCTAAATCATGGTCTACATCCGACAGGTTGATCCACATTGCTGGGGCACCTTGGTATTCACCTATCTGCCTTGCGCTGCCCTCTGGCAGTGAGTACTGCTCTGCACTTCCGAAAGGAATAGCACCATCCACCAGCCAAACATCGCTTCCTGAAACAACACACCAATGGGCGTTTTTCGTACGGTTAACTTCACCTTTTCTTAACATTACAGCATCCCTTTGCTTGAAGTTCATTCATTTTACTGGCAATCTAATTTCATACCAGAGTTTGTCGTTCGCCAATTTTGCAACTATAAATTCTAGTAAGGACAAGAGTTTGTAATCACTTTACTAACTTTGCTTTGCAAAGGATACGTTCGCCAATGGGCGATCAGATCATGAGGGCATGGTCATGCTAAAAAAATTCAAACAAACACAAGACCAATGGGGCGGCTCCAGTGACGTTATCGACCATTGGCTGGAAACGAGACAATCTCTGATTGTCGAATATTGTAAGCTTGCAGCACTGCAACCTTGTTCGAAATCCAATGTCATTGAACTCCCTTCTCCTGACGAACTTCAGCACTTCTGCCAACACCTCGTTGATTATATCTCTGAAGGTCACTTTAAAATCTACGATATGGTGATGGATAAGTGGAAAGCCACTGGCTTTGTCGCGACAGATGAAATTAATCAGACTTATGCGAAGATCGTCCTCACTACTGAGCCGTTGTTGAACTTTACCGACAAATACTCTGATGTTTCAGCCGAAGATGAACTGGCTGATTTTGATCAGGACATGTCTTTGATCGGGGAAATCATTGAGACACGTTTCGCGGTAGAAGACCACTTGATTCAGTTGATTGCCGACAGTTTAGCAATGCCGCCTGGCGCATAGCGAGAAGCGAGAAGCGAGAAGCGAGAAGCGAGAAGCGAGAAGCGAGAAGCGAGAAGCGAGAAGCGAGAAGCGAGAAGCGAGAAGCGAGAAGCGAGAAAATTCTTGAGGGTTGGCGTGTGCACGTCAACCCTTTTTGGTTTTTGGGATTCGGGATTCGGGATTCGGGATTCGGGATTCGGGATTCGGGATTCGGGATTCGGGATTCGGGATTCGGGATTCGGGATTCGGGATTCGGGATTCGGGATTCGGGATTCGGGATTCGGCTCTATTTTGACTTTTTAGGAACAAGTCCTGTCAACACCTTTCGAGAGCAAGCTTCTTGTAACCCCCTCCAACAAACACTCCTCGACTCCTAAAGCGAGCGCTCTCGACTCTCGGAACGTAAGCGTTCTATTTGGCCTCCAAGAAACAAAAAAGGCACCCTCGGGTGCCTTTTCTTTTAAGCTCTTAACGATTACTCGTCAGAAGAGAAGCCTGCGTTTAGAAGTGCAGCTAGGTTATCTGTTGCTTGTTCAGCAGATGGACCTTCTTGCGCTTCAGCACGTTTAGCTTGACGATCTTGGTGGTATGCGAAACCAGTACCAGCTGGGATCAGACGACCAACAATTACGTTCTCTTTCAGACCACGTAGGTCATCACGCTTACCAGAAACCGCAGCTTCTGTTAGTACGCGAGTTGTCTCCTGGAACGATGCCGCAGAGATGAACGACTCAGTCGCTAGAGATGCCTTAGTAATACCTAGTAGCTCACGCTCGAAACGTGCAGGCTCTTTGCCTTCAGCTTCTAGGTTACGGTTAGCAATCTTAACTTGTGAGTATTCAACTTGCTCACCAGGTAGGAACTCAGAGTCACCAGCGTGAGTAATTGTACACTTACGTAGCATTTGACGAACGATAGTCTCGATGTGCTTATCGTTAATCTTAACGCCTTGTAGACGGTAAACTTCTTGTACTTCGTTAGCGATGTACTGAGTTACAGCGTGTACGCCACGTAGACGTAGGATGTCATGTGGAGACTCTGGGCCATCTGCGATCACGTCACCACGTTCAACACGCTCACCTTCAAATACGTTCAACTGACGATGCTTAGGAATCATCTCTTCGTAAGTATCACCACTGTCGCGAGTGATAACTAGACGACGCTTACCTTTCGTTTCTTTACCGAAGCTCACAGTACCTGTGTGCTCAGCAAGGATCGCAGGCTCTTTAGGCTTACGAGCTTCGAATAGGTCAGCTACGCGTGGTAGACCACCGGTGATATCTTTGTTACCGCCAGATTTCTGAGGGATACGAGATAGTGTGTCACCAATGCCAACTTCAGCACCATCTTCGATGTTTACAATCGCTTTACCAGGTAGGAAGTAGTGAGCTGGCATTTCTGTACCAGGGATCATTACATCGTTACCTTGCTCATCAACAAGTTTGATAGCTGGACGCATATCTTTACCTGCTGCTGGGCGAGCTGCTGGGTCAGTCACTTCGCTTGAAGATAGACCTGTTAGGTCATCTGTTTGACGAGAAACCGTAACACCGTCGATCATGTCTACGAACTGGATGCGACCTGCCACTTCAGTGATGATTGGCATGGTGTGCGCTTCCCAGTTAGCAACAACTTCACCAGCTGTTACTGCGTCGTTGTCGCCTTTGCTTAGCATCGAACCGTAAGGAAGTTTGTGCTTCTCTTTAGTACGACCGAATTCATCAATGATAGTTAGCTCAGATGCACGAGACGTGATTACTAGCTTCTTATCTTTGTTGACTACGAACTTAGCGTTGTGCAGTTTAACTGTACCAGTTGTCTTCGCTTGGATGCTGTTCTCTGCTGCTGCGGTAGATGCTGCACCACCGATGTGGAACGTACGCATCGTAAGCTGTGTACCCGGTTCACCGATAGACTGAGCAGCGATAACACCTACTGCTTCACCTTGGTTCACTAGGTGACCACGTGCTAGGTCACGACCGTAACACTGTGCACAACAACCGAAGTCAGAATCACAAGTAACTACAGAGCGCACTTTCATGCTGTCTACTGAGTTCTCTTCCATGATCTGACACCACTTCTCATCAATTAGAGTGTTACGTGGGATCAGAACATCTTCTGTACCTGGCTTAAGAACGTCTTCAGCTACTACACGACCTAGCGCTAGCTCAGTTAGTGCAACTTTAACATCACCACCCTCGATGTGAGGCATCATGTCAACACCCTCGTGAGTGCCACAGTCATGTTCAGTTACAACAACGTCTTGAGCAACGTCTACTAGACGACGAGTTAGGTAACCCGAGTTCGCTGTTTTCAGTGCCGTATCCGCAAGACCCTTACGAGCACCGTGCGTTGAGATAAAGTACTGAAGTACGTTTAGACCTTCTTTAAAGTTCGCAGTGATCGGCGTTTCGATGATCGAACCATCCGGACGAGCCATCAGACCACGCATACCAGCTAGCTGACGAATCTGAGCTGCAGAACCACGAGCACCCGAGTCAGCCATCATGTAGATGCTGTTAAACGATTCTTGTTGCTCTTCTTCACCGTCACGGTTAACTACCGTTTCAGATGAAAGGTTTGCCATCATCGCTTTCGCTACGCGATCGTTGGTCGATGCCCAGATATCGATAACTTTGTTGTATCGTTCGCCCGCAGTAACAAGACCAGATTGGTATTGTTCCTGGATTTCACGTACTTCTTCTTCCGCTTCTGCGATTTCAGTGTACTTAGCTGGCGGTACAACCATATCGTCGATACCAACAGATACACCAGATAGTGCCGCGTATGCGAAACCTGTGTACATGATTTGGTCAGCGAAGATTACAGTGTCTTTCAGACCTAGCTTACGGTACGCCTCGTTTAGTAGGTTAGAGATTTGCTTCTTGCCTAGCTTTTGGTTAACGATGCTGTACGGTAGACCAGCTGGCACGATTTGCCATAGCATTGCACGACCGATAGTTGTATCAACCATCTTAGTCTCTGTTGTGCTGTTGCCGTCTTCGTCTACAACTGTTTCTGTAATACGTACTTTAACGCGTGCGTGAAGTTCAGCTTGCTTAGTGCGGTATGCTTTCTCAGCCTCTGCTGGGCCAGAAAGGTACATGCCTTCACCTTTCACGTTGATCTTGTCACGAGTCATGTAGTACAGACCCAATACAACGTCCTGAGAAGGTACGATGATCGGATCACCTGACGCTGGCGACAGAATGTTGTTTGTCGACATCATCAGAGTACGAGCTTCAAGCTGTGCCTCTAGAGTTAGAGGTACGTGAACCGCCATTTGGTCACCATCGAAGTCCGCGTTGTACGCCGCACACACTAGTGGGTGTAGCTGGATCGCTTTACCTTCGATTAGTACTGGTTCGAACGCCTGGATACCTAGACGGTGAAGTGTAGGTGCACGGTTCAATAGTACTGGGTGTTCACGGATTACTTCGTCTAGGATATCCCAAACTACCGCTTCTTCACGCTCTACCATTTTCTTAGCAGCTTTGATTGTAGTCGCAAGACCACGAGTCTCTAGCTTGCTGTAGATAAATGGTTTGAATAGCTCAAGTGCCATCTTCTTAGGAAGACCACACTGGTGTAGACGAAGGTATGGACCTACTGTGATTACAGAACGGCCAGAGTAGTCTACACGTTTACCCAGAAGGTTCTGACGGAAACGACCTTGTTTACCCTTGATCATATCAGCAAGAGATTTCAGAGGACGCTTGTTAGAACCTGTGATCGCACGACCACGACGACCGTTGTCTAGTAGCGCATCAACAGACTCTTGCAGCATACGTTTTTCGTTACGTACGATGATGTCCGGAGCAGCTAGCTCTAGAAGACGCTTCAAACGGTTGTTACGGTTGATCACACGACGGTATAGGTCGTTCAGATCTGAAGTCGCAAAACGACCGCCATCTAGTGGTACTAGAGGACGTAGATCTGGCGGAAGAACTGGAAGTACAGTAAGGATCATCCACTCTGGGTTGTTGCCAGATTGAATAAACGCTTCTACCAGTTTCAGACGCTTAGTTACTTTCTTACGCTTAGTTTCAGAGTTAGTTGTTTCTAGCTCTTCACGCATTTGTTCTGCTTCAGCGTGCATATCCATAGAACCTAGTAGGTCCTTGATTGCTTCTGCACCCATCTTAGCAGTGAACTCGTCGCCCCACTCTTCTAGACGATCCAGATACTCTTCTTCAGTAAGCATCTGAGATTTTTCTAGATCAGTCATACCTGGTTCTGTTACTACGTACATTTCGAAGTAAAGAACACGTTCGATATCACGTAGAGGGATATCCATTAGTAGACCGATACGAGACGGTAGCGATTTTAGGAACCAGATGTGAGCTACTGGTGAAGCTAGCTCGATGTGGCCCATGCGGTCACGACGAACTTTAGTTTGTGTAACTTCTACACCACACTTCTCACAGATAACACCACGGTGCTTCAGGCGCTTATACTTACCACAAAGACATTCGTAGTCTTTAACTGGACCAAAGATACGCGCACAGAACAGACCATCGCGTTCAGGTTTGAACGTACGATAGTTGATCGTTTCAGGTTTTTTAACTTCACCGAAAGACCATGAACGGATCATGTCCGGAGAAGATAGACCGATTTTGATTGCATCAAATTCTTCGGTCTTATGCTGTGCTTTTAGAAAGTTTAATAAGTCTTTCACAATCAGCTCCTGTAAGGAGTTAAAAGGAGCTCACCCGCTAAAGTGAGCACCTTCTACCAAATAATCGCTTTATATCTCTCTCAACCTTGGTCGAGAGAGAAAGAGATTACTCTTCGTCTTCTAGCTCGATGTTGATACCTAGCGAGCGAATCTCTTTCAACAATACGTTGAACGATTCTGGCATACCAGGTTCCATGCTGTGGTTACCGTCTACGATGTTTTTGTACATCTTAGTACGGCCGTTAACGTCATCCGACTTAACCGTTAGCATTTCTTGTAGAGTGTAAGCAGCACCGTATGCTTCTAGTGCCCATACTTCCATCTCACCGAAACGCTGACCACCGAACTGAGCTTTACCACCAAGTGGCTGCTGAGTTACTAGGCTGTACGAACCAGTTGAACGAGCGTGCATCTTGTCATCAACAAGGTGGTTCAGTTTCAGCATGTACATGTAACCTACAGTTACAGGACGCTCAAACTGGTCACCTGTGCGACCATCAAACAGTTTTAGCTGACCAGATTCTGGTAGGTCTGCTAGTTTCAGTAGCGCTTTAATAGACGCTTCTGGTGCACCGTCAAATACTGGAGTCGCGATTGGTAGACCGCCACGTAGGTTCTTGATCAGAGTACGAACTTCGTCATCAGATAGAGAAGCAATGTCTACTTTCTGGCGAGTTTCGCCTAGATCGTAAACTTTCTGAAGGAACTCGCGGAATTTCGCTAGTTCTTGCTGCTCTTTAACCATCTGGTTGATCTTGTCACCGATACCTTTCGCTGCCAGACCTAAGTGTACTTCTAGGATCTGACCGATGTTCATACGCGAAGGTACACCCAGTGGGTTAAGTACGATGTCTACAGGCTGACCTTTTTCATCGTATGGCATGTCTTCAACAGGGTTGATCTTAGAGATTACACCCTTGTTACCGTGACGACCCGCCATCTTATCACCAGGCTGGATGCGACGTTTAACCGCTAGGTAAACCTTAACGATCTTCAGTACGCCAGGTGCTAGATCATCACCTTGTGTGATCTTACGACGCTTAGTTTCGAATTTCTTATCGAAGTCAGCTTTTAGCTCGTCCCACTGCTCAGCAAGTTGCTCTAGCTGAGTTTGTAGAGCGTCATCTTCTAGCGTTAGTTCTAGCCACTTCTTACGATCAGTTGTGTCTAGTTTCGCTTCAGAGTAACCGCCATCGATCAATACAGCGCGAACACGGTTTAGAAGGCCACCCTCAAGAATCTGGAATTCTTCAGTTAGGTCTTTCTTCGCTTCTTTAAGCTGCATTTGCTCGATTTCAAGCGCACGCTTGTCTTTCTCTACGCCATCGCGAGTGAAGACTTGAACGTCGATAATCGTACCTGAAACAGAGTTAGGTACACGTAGTGAAGTATCTTTAACGTCAGATGCTTTTTCACCGAAGATTGCACGTAGTAGCTTCTCTTCAGGCGTTAGCTGAGTTTCACCTTTAGGTGTTACTTTACCAACTAGGATGTCGCCACCCTTAACTTCAGCACCGATGTAAACGATACCTGACTCGTCTAGTTTAGACAGAGCAGATTCACCTACGTTTGGAATATCCGCTGTGATCTCTTCAGAACCAAGCTTAGTATCACGCGCCACACAAGTAAGTTCTTGAATGTGGATAGTCGTGAAGCGGTCTTCTTGAACTACGCGCTCAGATACTAGGATCGAGTCTTCGAAGTTGTAACCGTTCCAAGGCATGAACGCGATACGCATGTTTTGACCAAGCGCTAATTCACCAAGGTCTGTTGAAGGACCATCAGCAAGAACGTCACCGCGTGATACAGGTTCACCTGGCATCACACATGGGCGCTGGTTAATACATGTGTTCTGGTTAGAACGTGTGTATTTAGTCAGGTTGTAGATGTCGATACCAGCTTCACCTGGTACTAGCTCTTCTTCGTTCACTTTAACAACGATACGAGAAGCATCTACTGACTGGATTACACCACCACGTTTAGCAACTGCAGTTACACCTGAGTCAACTGCTACGTTACGTTCAATACCAGTACCAACTAGAGGCTTGTCAGCCTTAAGTGTTGGAACTGCCTGACGTTGCATGTTCGCACCCATCAATGCACGGTTCGCATCATCGTGTTCTAGGAACGGGATAAGCGATGCAGCGATAGATACAACCTGGTTTGTCGCAACGTCCATGTACTGAGCGTGCTCACGAGGGTGTAGACCAGATTCACCTTTTTGACGAGCTGTGATCAGCTCATCTGCAAAACCGCCGTCTTCAGTTAGCGCAGCGTTAGCCTGTGCGATAACGAATTGGCCTTCTTCGATTGCAGATAGGTAATCTACTTCGTCTGTTACAACGCCATCTACAACGCGACGGTATGGTGTCTCTAGGAAACCGTACTCGTTACAACGCGCAAACGCAGATAGAGAGTTGATCAGACCGATGTTTGGACCTTCCGGCGTTTCGATAGGACATAGACGACCGTAGTGAGTTACGTGTACGTCACGTACTTCGAAGCCAGCACGTTCACGAGTTAGACCGCCAGGACCCAATGCAGAAATACGACGCTTGTGCGTTACTTCTGATAGCGGGTTGTTTTGGTCCATGAACTGTGAAAGCTGTGAAGAACCAAAGAATTCTTTAACAGCTGCAGAGATTGGTTTCGCGTTGATCAGGTCTTGAGGCATGATTGCGTCAAGATCGCCTAGGCTTAGACGCTCTTTAACTGCACGCTCAACACGTACTAAACCTACACGGAACTGGTTCTCAGCCATTTCGCCTACAGAACGGATACGACGGTTGCCAAGGTGGTCGATATCGTCCACTTCGCCTTTACCGTTACGGATCGCGATAAGCTTCTTCATCACTTCAACGATGTCTAGCTCGTCAAGTGTGCCTTGCTCTTGAGCATCTTCACGGCCGATAGAGCTGTTGAACTTCATACGACCAACAGTCGATAGATCGTAACGCTCTTCAGAGAAGAATAGGCTTTCGAATAGTGCTTCTGCAGCTTCTTTTGTTGGTGGCTCGCCAGGGCGCATCATGCGGTAGATTTCTACCAATGCAGAAATACGATCAACAGTGCTGTCGATACGTAGTGTGTCTGACATGAATGGACCGTGGTCTAGATCGTTGGTGAACAACGTTTCTAGTGATTTATGGCCAGCCTGAGATAGGTTCGCTAGTGCTTCCAGGCTAATTTCCTGGTTAGCGTTAACAATGATCTCGCCTGTTGCTTCGTTGACGTAATCTTTCGATGCAACTTTACCAACGATGTACTCAACTGGTACTTCGATGTGATCAACGCCATCTTTTTCTAGTTGGCGGATATGACGAGCTGTAACGCGGCGACCTTGCTCAACGTAAGTTTTACCGTTCGCTTCAATGTCGAATGACGCAGTTTCACCACGTAGACGATCAGGAACCAACTCCATTAGTAGAGTTTGGTCTTTCACTTCGAAGTTCACTTTCTCGAAGAAGATATCTAGAATTTCTTCTGACGTCTTACCAAGTGCACGAAGGATGATCGAAGCTGGTAGCTTACGACGACGGTCGATACGTACGTATAAGTTATCCTTAGGATCGAACTCAAAGTCTAACCATGAGCCACGGTAAGGAATTACACGTGCGTTATATAGAACTTTACCTGAAGAGTGGGTCTTACCCTTATCGCTGTCGAAGAACACGCCTGGGCTTCGGTGCAGCTGGGATACGATAACCCTCTCGGTACCGTTAATTACGAAGGTACCATTGTCTGTCATAAGCGGAATTTCGCCCATGTAGACTTCTTGTTCTTTAATGTCTTTTACAGTACCTGCTGGCGCGTCTTTATCAAAGATTACTAGACGTAGTTTTACGCGTAGTGGCTTTGAGTAAGTTACACCGCGGATTTGACATTCTTTAACGTCAAAAACTGGCTCACCAAGACGGTAGCTAACGTATTGCAGCTCAGAATTGCCGTTGTAGCTCTGAATTGGGAATACAGAACGGAAAGCAGCTTCAAGACCGTATTGACCTTCAGGATCCTGTTCGATGAATTTGTCGAACGAATCGAGCTGGATCGATAGCAGGTATGGAATGTCCAAAACTTGTGGACGAGTACCAAAGTCCTTACGGATGCGCTTTTTCTCGGTATAAGAGTAAACCATGGGGTTCCTCAGCTCGCTGATAAGTGACCCAAACTGTCCGCCCGCTCCTAGTTACTTAAGGGGGGTAAGGGACAGTGACTAAATAGCTGTTTACTGTAGTGACATTTCATTGCGTAGGAATGAAATGTTTTTTGCTCGGGGACAGGCGCTTAAACAGCGGGAAAATTCGCCTATACCCTACAGCGCAAAAAGGCCGGTGGTTAAAAAACCACCAGCCAATTAGCCGTTAGGCTAAGAAACTATGCAATAATTACTTAACAGCAACAGTTGCACCAGCTTCTTCTAGCTGAGCTTTAAGTGCGTCAGCTTCTGCTTTGTCAACACCTTCTTTAAGAGGTGCTGGAGCGCCGTCTACAAGAGCTTTAGCTTCTTTAAGACCTAGGCCAGTTGCGCCACGTACTGCTTTGATTACAGCAACTTTGTTACCGCCAGCAGATTCTAGGATTACGTCAAATTCAGTTTGCTCAGCTGCAGCTTCGCCGCCTGCTGCGCCACCTGCAACTACTGCAGCAGCAGCAGTTACACCGAATTTCTCTTCCATAGCTTCGATTAGTTCAACAACTTGCATTACAGACATTTCTGCAACTGCGTCTAGGATTTGCTCGTTAGTAATAGACATAACAATTCTCTTTTAAGTCAACAATAAGTTTATTTTGCAACCAGTAAAAAGCAAGGCTTAAGCCGCTGCTTCTTCTTTTTGATCGCGGATAGCAGCGATAGTACGTACCAGCTTGCCAGCAGAAGCTTCTTTCATGCACATCATTAGGCGTGCGATTGCTTCGTCGTAAGTTGGTAGTGTTGCTAGTACTTCAGCGTCAGTTACAGCGCCTTCAAATGCAGCAGCTTTGATCTCGAAATCTTTGTTCTCTTTAGCGAAGTCTTTGAAAAGACGCGCTGCAGCACCTGGGTGCTCGTTAGAGAACGCGATTAGAGTAGGACCAGTGAAAGTGTCAGTTAGACACTCGTAGTCTGTACCCTGAACCGCACGACGTGCTAGAGTGTTACGCACGACTTTCATGTAAACACCCGCTTCGCGAGCTTGTTTACGTAGAGAAGTCATCGCGCCAACTTCAACGCCACGAGAATCAGCTACAACTGCAGAAAGTGCACCACTGGCAGCTTCGTTGACTTCAGCAACAATTGCTTTTTTGTCTTGAAGGTTTAAAGCCATCTTGGATTTACTCCTGGTTGTCGTTACACCACTCACTATCATCACGACAGTGAGAGCTATTGAGGTGCATTCCCAGAAGAAAGTTAACTATTTACATAGAGCTTTCTGTCAGTTCGGGCACCATCTACGTAGGATGATTAA is drawn from Vibrio campbellii CAIM 519 = NBRC 15631 = ATCC 25920 and contains these coding sequences:
- the nudC gene encoding NAD(+) diphosphatase, with translation MLRKGEVNRTKNAHWCVVSGSDVWLVDGAIPFGSAEQYSLPEGSARQIGEYQGAPAMWINLSDVDHDLELVSLRDCLHFPEALFLLISKAIQYGHMTQSLRFCPQCGGRNFLNNNQLAMQCGECRTLHYPRIFPCIIVAVRKGSQILLAQHPRHRNGMYTVIAGFLEVGETLEQCVAREVHEETGIHVKNIRYFDSQPWAFPSSMMMAFLADFDSGELNPDYTELSDAQWFGVDEMPPVAPEGTIARALIEQTRQDIESNQLKCR
- a CDS encoding Rsd/AlgQ family anti-sigma factor, with translation MVMLKKFKQTQDQWGGSSDVIDHWLETRQSLIVEYCKLAALQPCSKSNVIELPSPDELQHFCQHLVDYISEGHFKIYDMVMDKWKATGFVATDEINQTYAKIVLTTEPLLNFTDKYSDVSAEDELADFDQDMSLIGEIIETRFAVEDHLIQLIADSLAMPPGA
- the rpoC gene encoding DNA-directed RNA polymerase subunit beta', with the translated sequence MKDLLNFLKAQHKTEEFDAIKIGLSSPDMIRSWSFGEVKKPETINYRTFKPERDGLFCARIFGPVKDYECLCGKYKRLKHRGVICEKCGVEVTQTKVRRDRMGHIELASPVAHIWFLKSLPSRIGLLMDIPLRDIERVLYFEMYVVTEPGMTDLEKSQMLTEEEYLDRLEEWGDEFTAKMGAEAIKDLLGSMDMHAEAEQMREELETTNSETKRKKVTKRLKLVEAFIQSGNNPEWMILTVLPVLPPDLRPLVPLDGGRFATSDLNDLYRRVINRNNRLKRLLELAAPDIIVRNEKRMLQESVDALLDNGRRGRAITGSNKRPLKSLADMIKGKQGRFRQNLLGKRVDYSGRSVITVGPYLRLHQCGLPKKMALELFKPFIYSKLETRGLATTIKAAKKMVEREEAVVWDILDEVIREHPVLLNRAPTLHRLGIQAFEPVLIEGKAIQLHPLVCAAYNADFDGDQMAVHVPLTLEAQLEARTLMMSTNNILSPASGDPIIVPSQDVVLGLYYMTRDKINVKGEGMYLSGPAEAEKAYRTKQAELHARVKVRITETVVDEDGNSTTETKMVDTTIGRAMLWQIVPAGLPYSIVNQKLGKKQISNLLNEAYRKLGLKDTVIFADQIMYTGFAYAALSGVSVGIDDMVVPPAKYTEIAEAEEEVREIQEQYQSGLVTAGERYNKVIDIWASTNDRVAKAMMANLSSETVVNRDGEEEQQESFNSIYMMADSGARGSAAQIRQLAGMRGLMARPDGSIIETPITANFKEGLNVLQYFISTHGARKGLADTALKTANSGYLTRRLVDVAQDVVVTEHDCGTHEGVDMMPHIEGGDVKVALTELALGRVVAEDVLKPGTEDVLIPRNTLIDEKWCQIMEENSVDSMKVRSVVTCDSDFGCCAQCYGRDLARGHLVNQGEAVGVIAAQSIGEPGTQLTMRTFHIGGAASTAAAENSIQAKTTGTVKLHNAKFVVNKDKKLVITSRASELTIIDEFGRTKEKHKLPYGSMLSKGDNDAVTAGEVVANWEAHTMPIITEVAGRIQFVDMIDGVTVSRQTDDLTGLSSSEVTDPAARPAAGKDMRPAIKLVDEQGNDVMIPGTEMPAHYFLPGKAIVNIEDGAEVGIGDTLSRIPQKSGGNKDITGGLPRVADLFEARKPKEPAILAEHTGTVSFGKETKGKRRLVITRDSGDTYEEMIPKHRQLNVFEGERVERGDVIADGPESPHDILRLRGVHAVTQYIANEVQEVYRLQGVKINDKHIETIVRQMLRKCTITHAGDSEFLPGEQVEYSQVKIANRNLEAEGKEPARFERELLGITKASLATESFISAASFQETTRVLTEAAVSGKRDDLRGLKENVIVGRLIPAGTGFAYHQDRQAKRAEAQEGPSAEQATDNLAALLNAGFSSDE
- the rpoB gene encoding DNA-directed RNA polymerase subunit beta — protein: MVYSYTEKKRIRKDFGTRPQVLDIPYLLSIQLDSFDKFIEQDPEGQYGLEAAFRSVFPIQSYNGNSELQYVSYRLGEPVFDVKECQIRGVTYSKPLRVKLRLVIFDKDAPAGTVKDIKEQEVYMGEIPLMTDNGTFVINGTERVIVSQLHRSPGVFFDSDKGKTHSSGKVLYNARVIPYRGSWLDFEFDPKDNLYVRIDRRRKLPASIILRALGKTSEEILDIFFEKVNFEVKDQTLLMELVPDRLRGETASFDIEANGKTYVEQGRRVTARHIRQLEKDGVDHIEVPVEYIVGKVASKDYVNEATGEIIVNANQEISLEALANLSQAGHKSLETLFTNDLDHGPFMSDTLRIDSTVDRISALVEIYRMMRPGEPPTKEAAEALFESLFFSEERYDLSTVGRMKFNSSIGREDAQEQGTLDELDIVEVMKKLIAIRNGKGEVDDIDHLGNRRIRSVGEMAENQFRVGLVRVERAVKERLSLGDLDAIMPQDLINAKPISAAVKEFFGSSQLSQFMDQNNPLSEVTHKRRISALGPGGLTRERAGFEVRDVHVTHYGRLCPIETPEGPNIGLINSLSAFARCNEYGFLETPYRRVVDGVVTDEVDYLSAIEEGQFVIAQANAALTEDGGFADELITARQKGESGLHPREHAQYMDVATNQVVSIAASLIPFLEHDDANRALMGANMQRQAVPTLKADKPLVGTGIERNVAVDSGVTAVAKRGGVIQSVDASRIVVKVNEEELVPGEAGIDIYNLTKYTRSNQNTCINQRPCVMPGEPVSRGDVLADGPSTDLGELALGQNMRIAFMPWNGYNFEDSILVSERVVQEDRFTTIHIQELTCVARDTKLGSEEITADIPNVGESALSKLDESGIVYIGAEVKGGDILVGKVTPKGETQLTPEEKLLRAIFGEKASDVKDTSLRVPNSVSGTIIDVQVFTRDGVEKDKRALEIEQMQLKEAKKDLTEEFQILEGGLLNRVRAVLIDGGYSEAKLDTTDRKKWLELTLEDDALQTQLEQLAEQWDELKADFDKKFETKRRKITQGDDLAPGVLKIVKVYLAVKRRIQPGDKMAGRHGNKGVISKINPVEDMPYDEKGQPVDIVLNPLGVPSRMNIGQILEVHLGLAAKGIGDKINQMVKEQQELAKFREFLQKVYDLGETRQKVDIASLSDDEVRTLIKNLRGGLPIATPVFDGAPEASIKALLKLADLPESGQLKLFDGRTGDQFERPVTVGYMYMLKLNHLVDDKMHARSTGSYSLVTQQPLGGKAQFGGQRFGEMEVWALEAYGAAYTLQEMLTVKSDDVNGRTKMYKNIVDGNHSMEPGMPESFNVLLKEIRSLGINIELEDEE
- the rplL gene encoding 50S ribosomal protein L7/L12; this encodes MSITNEQILDAVAEMSVMQVVELIEAMEEKFGVTAAAAVVAGGAAGGEAAAEQTEFDVILESAGGNKVAVIKAVRGATGLGLKEAKALVDGAPAPLKEGVDKAEADALKAQLEEAGATVAVK
- the rplJ gene encoding 50S ribosomal protein L10 — its product is MALNLQDKKAIVAEVNEAASGALSAVVADSRGVEVGAMTSLRKQAREAGVYMKVVRNTLARRAVQGTDYECLTDTFTGPTLIAFSNEHPGAAARLFKDFAKENKDFEIKAAAFEGAVTDAEVLATLPTYDEAIARLMMCMKEASAGKLVRTIAAIRDQKEEAAA